In Ruminococcaceae bacterium BL-4, one DNA window encodes the following:
- a CDS encoding ATP-binding protein, which yields MRNLRQMLKFLEHHKKESILAPLFKMLEAMFDLLIPIITADIINNGIANQDSKYIFTRCGLIVLLGVIGLICSITAQYFAAKAAVEACTGVRHKLFDKIQSLGFSEADSMGTETLITRMTSDVNQLQNGINLFLRLLLRAPFIVVGATVMAFAINGKIALIFVGAIPILFFVIFGIMLKTIPLYKNVQSRLDKITGITRENLTGVRVVRAFGREADETARFEKADASLANSQLRVGKISALMNPLTYVIINLAIIAILQVGSFQINTGTLAMGDIVALVNYMNQILLELVKFANLIIQITKAIACSERINAVLAMQSQMKFGNKKVDSSSSENAVEFSHVSLTYAGAGEESLLDFSFTAKKGQTIGIIGGTGSGKTSLVSLLPRYYDSTAGSVKIFGHDIREYDKDSLRSNVSTVMQKAQLFSGTIRSNLKWGNEDADDATLWKALDAAQASEIVRGKPKGLDEPVEQGGRNFSGGQKQRLSIARSLVAEPKILILDDSASALDYATDAALRKALAALPGNMTTFIVSQRANSICHADQILVLDEGKLVGIGKHEDLLKTCPIYLDIYNSQFQKKEEMA from the coding sequence ATGAGAAACTTGAGGCAAATGTTAAAATTTTTGGAGCATCATAAGAAAGAAAGCATTTTAGCACCATTATTTAAAATGCTTGAGGCAATGTTTGATTTACTGATTCCTATTATTACAGCAGACATTATCAACAATGGAATTGCAAATCAAGACTCCAAATATATTTTTACTCGCTGTGGTCTGATCGTACTCCTTGGTGTTATCGGACTCATTTGCAGCATTACTGCGCAGTATTTTGCGGCAAAAGCTGCCGTAGAAGCTTGTACCGGAGTTCGACATAAGCTATTTGACAAAATTCAGTCATTAGGGTTTTCCGAAGCGGATTCAATGGGAACCGAAACCCTAATTACTCGAATGACAAGCGATGTCAACCAACTTCAAAATGGAATCAATCTGTTTTTGCGGTTACTCCTACGTGCCCCGTTTATTGTTGTTGGTGCAACAGTGATGGCATTTGCTATTAATGGAAAAATTGCTCTAATCTTTGTTGGCGCCATTCCTATCCTTTTCTTTGTGATTTTTGGAATTATGCTTAAAACAATTCCCCTTTATAAAAATGTTCAAAGTCGCCTTGACAAAATCACTGGTATCACCCGCGAAAATCTAACCGGAGTTCGTGTCGTACGAGCATTTGGGCGCGAAGCAGATGAAACTGCACGCTTTGAAAAAGCAGATGCTTCTCTTGCAAATAGTCAACTTCGTGTCGGTAAAATTTCGGCACTGATGAATCCACTTACATACGTGATCATCAACCTAGCAATCATCGCAATTCTGCAAGTTGGTTCCTTCCAGATCAATACCGGGACTCTTGCGATGGGTGATATTGTTGCTCTTGTGAACTACATGAATCAAATTCTTCTGGAACTTGTAAAATTTGCGAACTTGATTATTCAAATAACGAAAGCGATTGCCTGTTCCGAACGAATTAATGCCGTCCTGGCGATGCAGTCCCAGATGAAATTCGGAAACAAAAAAGTAGACTCTTCTTCGTCTGAAAACGCTGTCGAATTTAGTCATGTCTCTTTGACCTACGCTGGTGCCGGAGAAGAAAGCCTTTTAGATTTCTCCTTTACCGCAAAAAAAGGGCAAACAATTGGCATTATTGGCGGCACTGGCAGCGGAAAAACAAGTCTTGTCAGTCTTCTTCCCCGCTATTATGACTCAACAGCCGGATCAGTAAAAATTTTTGGGCATGACATTCGTGAATACGATAAAGACAGTCTTAGAAGCAATGTCAGTACTGTCATGCAGAAAGCGCAGCTGTTTTCTGGCACAATCCGCAGTAATCTTAAATGGGGTAATGAGGATGCTGATGATGCAACACTCTGGAAAGCGCTCGATGCCGCGCAAGCGTCCGAAATCGTTCGAGGAAAGCCAAAAGGTCTTGATGAACCTGTCGAACAGGGCGGGCGAAACTTCTCCGGCGGCCAAAAGCAACGGCTCTCTATTGCCCGATCATTAGTCGCCGAACCGAAGATCCTGATTTTGGATGATTCTGCGAGCGCTCTAGACTATGCAACCGATGCAGCACTCCGAAAAGCACTAGCTGCGCTTCCCGGGAACATGACAACCTTTATTGTCAGCCAACGTGCAAACAGCATTTGCCATGCCGATCAGATTTTAGTACTCGATGAAGGAAAGCTTGTCGGGATTGGTAAGCATGAAGATCTGCTGAAAACTTGTCCGATCTATCTGGACATCTACAACAGCCAATTTCAAAAGAAGGAGGAAATGGCATGA
- a CDS encoding Permease, whose amino-acid sequence MDTFILYGVALLLLTISFFKDKKKTKLSLKKAWKSFENIMPQFLVVILLVGILLAVLNTEIISKLIGSNSGWFGVVVSALIGAVTLIPGFVAFPTAAMLLQSGAGYMQIGAFVSTLMMVGVVTMPVEIKYFGKRLTILRNVFAFFFSFIVAYIIGMVVG is encoded by the coding sequence GTGGACACATTTATATTGTATGGAGTAGCCCTCCTTCTTTTAACAATTTCCTTTTTTAAAGACAAAAAGAAGACCAAACTATCTCTTAAAAAAGCATGGAAGTCTTTTGAAAATATTATGCCCCAGTTTCTGGTTGTCATTTTGCTTGTGGGAATATTGCTTGCCGTGTTAAATACCGAAATCATTTCTAAACTAATCGGGTCAAATTCAGGGTGGTTTGGTGTCGTAGTTTCCGCTTTAATTGGCGCTGTTACCCTAATTCCTGGTTTTGTCGCATTTCCAACGGCGGCAATGCTTCTGCAGAGTGGTGCCGGATATATGCAGATTGGCGCATTTGTTTCCACCTTAATGATGGTGGGCGTTGTAACTATGCCTGTTGAAATAAAATATTTTGGGAAACGACTAACAATTTTAAGAAATGTATTTGCATTTTTCTTCTCTTTTATTGTCGCTTATATAATAGGAATGGTGGTAGGTTAA
- a CDS encoding ABC transporter ATP-binding protein, with protein sequence MKQVVQKKDRKHQHATFSRVLKLITPYRIFIVLSIISAAVSVFGQLYIPILAGRAIDFMIGEGKVDFFGVKNILLEILIVAGVAGLGQWISGVSNNHITYCVSRNLRDSSIHKIQKLPLSYLDAHQTGDLLSRVVADIDLFSDGLLMGFTQFFSGVLTILGTLIFMLTVNLPIALVVIGVTPLSLVVAAFIAKKSYHYFREQTAVRGEQTALINERIEGVKVVQDFGYEQENLKDFDEVNDRLSTVSLKAIFYSSITNPSTRFVNNLVYAGVALVGSLIAISGGITIGELSCFLTYANQYTKPFNEISGVITEMQNALSCAARVFEFLDAKDQIPDAEDAQVLSPKNVDGSVTIKDVAFQYVPDRELIRDFNLSVYSGERVAIVGPTGCGKTTLINLLMRFYDVNSGSISVSGTDIRSVTRKSLRKSYGMVLQDTWLKEGTILENIAYGKPDATREEVIEAAKAAHAHGFISRLSHGYDTVIEENGDSISQGQKQLLCIARVMLCLPPMLILDEATSSIDTRTEIQIQKAFSEMMKGRTSFIVAHRLSTIREADVILVMKEGQIIEKGTHDSLLAANGFYAKLYNSQFEGMAI encoded by the coding sequence ATGAAGCAGGTAGTTCAGAAAAAGGATCGAAAACATCAGCACGCCACTTTCTCTCGTGTTCTAAAATTAATTACACCATACCGTATTTTCATCGTTTTGAGCATTATCTCTGCGGCAGTTTCCGTTTTTGGTCAGCTTTATATTCCTATCCTCGCCGGACGCGCGATTGATTTCATGATTGGCGAAGGTAAAGTGGATTTTTTTGGCGTAAAGAATATACTTCTCGAAATTTTGATTGTCGCAGGAGTTGCTGGACTTGGTCAGTGGATTTCCGGTGTCAGCAACAACCACATCACATATTGCGTCAGTCGTAATTTGCGAGATTCATCCATCCACAAAATACAAAAATTGCCTCTCTCCTATCTTGACGCCCATCAAACCGGTGATCTTTTAAGCCGTGTAGTAGCCGATATTGACCTCTTTTCAGACGGCTTACTGATGGGGTTTACTCAGTTTTTCTCCGGAGTTTTAACAATTTTGGGTACTCTGATATTTATGCTCACAGTCAACTTGCCAATTGCACTTGTTGTAATTGGTGTCACCCCCCTAAGCCTCGTAGTCGCAGCGTTTATCGCAAAAAAGAGTTACCATTACTTTAGAGAACAAACCGCCGTCCGCGGTGAACAAACAGCTCTTATCAATGAACGAATTGAAGGAGTCAAAGTAGTGCAGGACTTCGGGTACGAACAGGAAAATTTAAAAGATTTCGATGAAGTCAACGATCGGCTAAGCACTGTTAGCTTGAAAGCAATTTTCTATTCTAGCATTACAAATCCATCAACTCGCTTTGTGAACAACCTTGTTTACGCAGGTGTTGCCCTTGTAGGTTCCCTGATAGCGATCAGCGGCGGAATTACAATCGGTGAGCTGAGTTGCTTCTTAACTTATGCAAACCAGTATACAAAACCATTCAATGAAATTTCCGGCGTCATTACCGAAATGCAAAACGCTCTATCTTGTGCCGCACGTGTATTCGAATTTTTGGATGCAAAAGATCAAATTCCAGATGCAGAAGATGCGCAGGTTCTCTCTCCGAAAAACGTAGATGGTAGCGTCACTATCAAAGACGTGGCCTTCCAGTATGTACCGGATCGGGAATTGATCCGTGACTTCAATCTTTCTGTTTATTCTGGCGAACGCGTTGCAATAGTTGGCCCAACTGGCTGTGGAAAAACGACTTTAATTAACCTTTTGATGCGTTTTTATGACGTGAACTCCGGTAGCATATCTGTATCGGGTACCGACATTCGGAGTGTTACAAGAAAAAGTTTACGAAAAAGTTATGGTATGGTGCTCCAGGATACCTGGTTAAAAGAAGGAACTATTCTTGAAAACATTGCCTATGGAAAACCAGACGCTACTCGCGAAGAAGTCATCGAAGCTGCAAAAGCCGCACACGCACATGGCTTTATCTCTCGGCTTTCTCATGGATATGATACAGTTATTGAAGAAAATGGCGACAGTATCAGTCAAGGACAAAAGCAGCTTTTGTGCATTGCTCGTGTTATGCTTTGCTTACCTCCAATGCTGATTTTGGATGAAGCAACCTCTAGCATCGATACACGCACAGAAATTCAGATCCAAAAAGCATTCTCAGAAATGATGAAAGGCAGAACCAGTTTTATTGTTGCCCACCGCCTCTCTACCATTCGGGAAGCAGACGTTATCCTCGTTATGAAGGAGGGACAAATTATAGAAAAAGGTACACACGATTCTCTGCTGGCCGCGAACGGATTTTATGCAAAGCTCTATAATAGTCAATTTGAAGGCATGGCAATCTAA
- a CDS encoding exported protein of unknown function (Evidence 5 : Unknown function) yields the protein MKNTEDYTRHERRVRRRRARRMHRASVCLLLLILFFGVRALVQPTDKNENQASGKDVSSKDTHLALQNGYSWNDDTVASKGDVVTANELNLRSGPSAKYGIVCFVPSGTKITLTGELNTDGTWIKVKVPGGKSGWCCRPYMQSDVVDTAANHTLAQVAYPLSIKVSLKDQKVMVLDAKGLAIKTFTCSSGEAGSETPTGTFSVLSRGISFYNSNLGEGAYYWTSFYGDYLFHSIPFNQDYEIKQNEAEKLGTPASHGCIRLSMDDAKWIYDHIQDGTKVTVQ from the coding sequence ATGAAAAATACAGAAGATTATACGAGGCACGAACGACGTGTGAGGAGACGCAGGGCTCGCAGAATGCACCGCGCTTCAGTGTGCTTACTGTTACTGATATTGTTTTTTGGAGTTCGCGCGTTAGTTCAACCCACTGATAAAAATGAAAACCAAGCTTCAGGGAAAGATGTATCTTCAAAAGACACTCATTTGGCTTTGCAGAATGGATATTCTTGGAACGATGACACGGTAGCTTCTAAAGGTGATGTGGTTACAGCAAATGAATTAAATCTCCGCTCAGGCCCTAGTGCCAAATATGGCATTGTCTGTTTTGTCCCAAGCGGTACGAAGATAACATTGACAGGAGAATTAAACACGGATGGTACCTGGATCAAGGTAAAAGTACCGGGTGGAAAATCCGGATGGTGTTGCCGGCCTTACATGCAAAGCGATGTGGTGGATACCGCGGCCAATCACACACTTGCTCAAGTAGCCTATCCGCTTTCTATAAAGGTATCGCTTAAGGACCAGAAAGTTATGGTGCTTGATGCGAAAGGCCTGGCAATCAAGACTTTTACTTGTTCTTCGGGAGAAGCCGGCAGTGAAACGCCGACCGGAACCTTTTCTGTTTTGAGCCGAGGGATTTCATTCTATAATTCCAATTTGGGGGAAGGGGCCTACTATTGGACAAGCTTTTATGGCGACTATCTGTTTCACAGTATTCCATTTAATCAGGATTACGAAATAAAACAGAATGAGGCAGAAAAGCTTGGAACTCCTGCGTCGCATGGCTGTATACGGCTTTCTATGGATGATGCTAAATGGATCTATGACCATATTCAGGATGGTACAAAAGTAACGGTACAATAA
- a CDS encoding exported protein of unknown function (Evidence 5 : Unknown function): MKRAIPILLIFCALLAIVSGFFLPSFVSAMQDQKLKTKVNTYETSSLQFHPVTQLKDSLQLLTGEYTTEYLENGSNLDGDGAYQAALDTMRFMAAQGAAGILSEKCPDHTEMPFLVVSADKTMSAIMWRCALYSKSFNKWIDILIDDSSGKMLAFNMISDQAVIDAQSTKDAKEQANKFSSKLADICSNYYGWKTENVQINGVLTKDNLSDYSIKGSIKMRDDGGDLVVFPLTISGDQYTFNTLLRFRGIIS, encoded by the coding sequence ATGAAGCGGGCTATTCCGATTCTGCTTATCTTTTGTGCCCTTCTTGCAATCGTGTCTGGTTTTTTTCTGCCTAGTTTTGTTTCTGCGATGCAGGATCAGAAGCTTAAGACAAAGGTCAACACCTATGAGACTTCTAGCCTTCAATTTCATCCTGTTACGCAGTTAAAAGACAGCCTTCAGTTATTAACTGGCGAATACACGACAGAGTATCTGGAGAACGGAAGCAACTTAGATGGCGATGGTGCTTATCAGGCAGCATTGGATACCATGCGATTTATGGCGGCGCAGGGTGCAGCCGGGATTTTATCAGAAAAATGCCCGGATCATACAGAAATGCCGTTCCTTGTGGTGTCGGCTGACAAAACCATGAGTGCGATTATGTGGCGTTGTGCACTTTACAGTAAGAGCTTCAATAAGTGGATTGATATTCTAATTGATGATAGCAGCGGAAAGATGCTGGCGTTCAATATGATATCTGATCAAGCGGTTATTGATGCACAATCGACAAAAGATGCAAAAGAACAGGCCAATAAATTTTCTAGTAAGCTGGCAGATATCTGTTCCAATTATTACGGATGGAAAACTGAAAATGTTCAGATAAACGGTGTTTTAACAAAGGATAATTTATCCGACTATTCTATCAAGGGTTCCATCAAAATGCGTGATGATGGGGGTGATTTGGTGGTATTTCCATTAACAATTTCTGGAGACCAATACACATTTAATACATTACTCAGATTTAGGGGAATCATCAGTTGA
- a CDS encoding Sensor histidine kinase: MKFRWKITFCMICLLSLLFGIGGSALISISFQSSLNREEQSARESYQQVLGALQMADKLNSWIDEKSAADTISQLTPQETYSAIELSSDDGTLYTKGDFTADFMDLSDKTNDGYLAVAYLKNTEGTPFLQVSSSFQIGRKTLCLNLGYDLSELYATRALQQRVYYEIFALMLLLCAIMACGISWLLTRQMSSLSKASREIASGNLSYRSNIRSGDEIGALSKDFDAMAQKVEDSVQNLEDAARRQEQFMGSFAHEMKTPMTSIIGYADLLRGQSLTTEEQIDAANYIFSEGKRLENLSFKLLDIFVADHREIILKQVSPAGIVRNLTEHLRPIYEKSGIELSCECEEGTCMLDSDLTRMLLLNLMDNARKALDHGGHIGITSSMLEDGCRLIIADNGKGIPREALQHLTEVFYRVDKSRSRAQGSAGLGLSLCAKIVERHHGTIHFDSKLGTGTTITVDLKGGRI, from the coding sequence TTGAAGTTTCGCTGGAAGATCACATTTTGTATGATCTGCCTTCTATCGTTGCTGTTTGGTATAGGCGGCAGCGCTTTGATTTCTATTTCTTTTCAGTCATCGCTGAATCGGGAGGAACAGTCCGCAAGAGAGTCTTATCAGCAAGTGCTTGGAGCACTTCAAATGGCGGACAAACTAAATTCATGGATAGATGAAAAAAGTGCCGCCGATACCATTAGTCAACTGACGCCTCAAGAAACGTATTCAGCAATCGAACTATCTTCGGACGATGGAACTCTTTATACAAAGGGCGATTTTACAGCGGATTTCATGGATCTATCTGACAAAACGAATGACGGATATTTGGCGGTTGCTTATCTCAAGAATACAGAAGGCACGCCATTTCTGCAGGTATCCAGCAGCTTTCAGATTGGCAGAAAAACATTATGCCTAAATTTGGGATATGATCTGTCTGAACTCTATGCCACTCGTGCTCTACAGCAACGGGTATACTACGAAATTTTTGCTTTAATGTTGTTGTTATGCGCAATAATGGCATGCGGTATCTCATGGCTGCTCACACGACAAATGTCCAGTCTATCGAAAGCATCCCGTGAGATTGCATCCGGCAATCTTTCTTACCGCTCTAATATTCGCTCCGGCGATGAGATTGGTGCGCTGTCTAAAGACTTTGACGCTATGGCGCAGAAGGTGGAAGACAGCGTTCAAAATCTTGAGGACGCCGCTAGACGACAGGAGCAGTTTATGGGCAGCTTTGCCCATGAGATGAAGACACCGATGACCTCCATTATTGGTTACGCTGATTTACTGCGGGGACAGTCCCTGACTACTGAAGAGCAAATTGATGCAGCCAACTATATTTTTTCGGAGGGCAAACGTCTGGAAAACTTGTCCTTCAAATTGCTGGATATCTTCGTTGCAGACCATCGCGAAATTATCTTAAAACAAGTATCACCGGCTGGAATTGTTAGAAATCTTACGGAGCATCTGCGCCCTATCTATGAAAAGAGCGGCATTGAACTTTCCTGTGAATGTGAAGAGGGAACATGCATGCTGGATTCGGATCTTACCCGTATGCTGCTTCTAAACCTGATGGATAATGCCCGTAAAGCACTGGATCACGGCGGCCATATTGGGATTACTAGTTCCATGCTTGAGGATGGATGCCGATTGATAATCGCGGATAATGGAAAAGGAATCCCTCGGGAGGCTTTACAGCATCTGACCGAGGTGTTTTACCGCGTTGATAAGTCCAGATCCCGTGCTCAGGGCAGTGCTGGCCTTGGCTTGTCACTTTGTGCCAAAATTGTAGAGCGGCATCATGGGACAATTCACTTTGACAGTAAGTTGGGTACTGGAACAACAATTACCGTAGACTTGAAAGGAGGCAGAATATGA
- the arlR gene encoding Response regulator ArlR — protein MAKILIVEDEEPISNLIRLSLKKAGHVCECVFDGEEAADKLEESTYDLILLDVMLPKIGGFELMDYIRPMGIPVIFLTAKSTLEDRVHGLKIGAEDYIVKPFEIVELLARVDVVLRRYHKTANIIEIDGLTVDMQSMQVKRDGKEISLTPKEYQILLLFVRNPDTALYRDTIYERVWGGEMEYGSKTVSLHVQRLRKKVGWEKELQVVNKVGYRLEVN, from the coding sequence ATGGCAAAAATCTTGATTGTGGAAGATGAAGAACCCATTTCTAATCTAATTCGGCTCAGCCTGAAAAAAGCAGGACATGTATGTGAGTGCGTTTTTGATGGGGAAGAGGCTGCAGATAAGCTCGAAGAGAGTACATATGATTTGATTCTTTTGGATGTAATGTTGCCGAAAATTGGCGGCTTTGAATTAATGGACTATATCCGTCCCATGGGGATTCCGGTAATCTTTTTAACAGCGAAAAGCACACTGGAGGATCGTGTCCATGGATTGAAAATTGGAGCGGAAGATTATATTGTTAAGCCATTTGAAATCGTAGAGCTATTAGCACGGGTTGATGTTGTTCTGCGGCGCTACCACAAAACGGCCAATATTATAGAAATCGACGGCCTCACGGTGGACATGCAGTCTATGCAGGTCAAGCGAGATGGAAAAGAGATTTCGCTAACACCCAAGGAATATCAAATTTTGTTGCTGTTTGTCCGCAACCCGGATACAGCGCTGTATCGAGATACTATTTATGAACGCGTATGGGGCGGTGAAATGGAGTATGGGAGCAAGACAGTTAGTCTCCATGTACAGCGGCTCCGGAAGAAAGTCGGATGGGAAAAGGAATTACAAGTGGTGAATAAGGTGGGCTATCGGCTGGAGGTGAACTAA
- a CDS encoding Permease yields MKVKAILKRYRAFLIALAAIGILTLINRPLGFKAISNSAYQIEQMLLVIPPIFILLGLLDVWVPKETMIKYMGEGSGLKGILLSIFIGSAAAGPLYGAFPVAAIFMKKGVKFSNILIFIGAWSTTKIPMFLFETAALGAKFAVTRLLVDIPGIIIIAYILSKIISKEEIKTIYKNAENISK; encoded by the coding sequence ATGAAAGTAAAAGCAATCTTAAAAAGATACCGTGCGTTTTTAATAGCTTTAGCTGCAATAGGAATTCTAACACTGATTAACCGCCCACTCGGCTTTAAGGCTATAAGCAATTCAGCCTATCAGATCGAACAAATGCTGCTTGTCATTCCACCAATATTTATTTTGCTCGGGTTGCTTGATGTGTGGGTACCAAAAGAAACAATGATTAAATATATGGGAGAAGGCTCTGGGCTAAAGGGAATTTTGCTTTCTATATTTATTGGCTCAGCAGCAGCAGGTCCGCTTTATGGGGCTTTCCCAGTTGCTGCCATATTTATGAAAAAGGGTGTTAAGTTTAGCAATATTCTCATTTTTATCGGCGCATGGTCAACAACGAAAATACCGATGTTTCTATTTGAAACGGCAGCGTTAGGCGCAAAATTTGCAGTTACGAGACTATTAGTGGATATTCCAGGAATCATTATAATAGCCTATATTCTTTCTAAAATCATATCCAAGGAAGAAATAAAAACCATTTACAAAAATGCGGAAAATATCAGTAAATAG
- a CDS encoding AraC family transcriptional regulator, with the protein MGWVECIGEAINYIEDNITNELTVEKIAKQVLLSPFYFQKGFTMLCGFTVGEYMRERRLTLAGSELVSTDKKIIDIALKYGYDSPDSFTKAFTRFHGVTPTAVRKDGAMIKSFARLKIKFTLEGGYVMDYKIVEKDSFTVMGASKIFKYDSAMTEIPKFWLGLHQPGKERIVCGMYGICIDESMGSDEFEYLVADNYDPTVEVPKGFITKVIPAYTWAVFACKGGMPQSLHDVNKRIFSEWLPNSKNYEIAAGYNIEMYSNPARYPKGIQDENYYSEIWIPVKGKESK; encoded by the coding sequence ATGGGCTGGGTTGAATGTATTGGTGAAGCAATCAACTACATTGAGGACAATATCACAAACGAACTGACAGTCGAAAAGATCGCGAAGCAGGTGTTGCTATCTCCTTTTTATTTTCAAAAAGGATTTACTATGCTTTGCGGCTTTACGGTTGGAGAGTATATGCGGGAACGCAGACTTACGCTTGCCGGCAGTGAGCTTGTGTCTACTGACAAAAAGATCATTGATATTGCCCTAAAATATGGTTATGATTCACCGGACAGCTTTACCAAAGCATTTACCCGTTTTCATGGTGTCACACCGACTGCTGTTCGAAAAGACGGAGCAATGATAAAGTCTTTTGCTCGGCTTAAAATCAAGTTTACTTTGGAAGGCGGTTATGTTATGGATTACAAAATTGTTGAAAAAGATTCATTTACAGTGATGGGAGCATCCAAAATATTTAAGTATGATAGCGCAATGACAGAAATTCCTAAGTTTTGGCTCGGACTTCATCAGCCTGGAAAAGAGCGGATTGTATGTGGAATGTATGGAATTTGTATTGACGAAAGTATGGGGTCGGATGAATTCGAGTATCTGGTTGCGGACAATTACGATCCTACGGTAGAGGTACCGAAAGGTTTTATTACAAAGGTCATTCCCGCATACACTTGGGCTGTTTTTGCCTGCAAAGGCGGAATGCCCCAGTCCTTACATGATGTGAACAAAAGAATTTTCTCGGAGTGGCTGCCAAACAGCAAAAACTATGAAATTGCGGCTGGCTACAACATTGAAATGTATAGCAATCCTGCTAGGTATCCAAAGGGGATTCAGGATGAAAATTATTACAGTGAGATCTGGATCCCTGTAAAAGGAAAGGAAAGTAAATGA
- a CDS encoding ArsR family transcriptional regulator translates to MATIYEEQTKIFKAFCDENRLKILKLLRSGEKCACVLLEQLDLGQSGLSYHMKILVESGIVESQQKGKWTHYKISKKGSAYAGILLKELTTPDSVIEKHTCCKHKNLF, encoded by the coding sequence TTGGCAACCATTTATGAAGAACAGACAAAAATATTTAAAGCCTTTTGTGATGAAAATCGTCTAAAGATACTTAAACTTCTGCGCAGTGGAGAAAAATGTGCCTGCGTTTTGCTGGAACAATTGGACTTAGGGCAATCAGGTCTTTCTTATCACATGAAGATTCTTGTTGAATCCGGTATCGTAGAAAGTCAGCAAAAAGGCAAATGGACCCATTATAAAATCAGCAAAAAAGGCAGCGCTTATGCCGGTATTTTACTGAAAGAACTGACAACGCCGGACTCAGTTATAGAAAAGCATACCTGCTGCAAACATAAAAACTTATTTTAA
- a CDS encoding FMN_red domain-containing protein — protein sequence MNILVINGSPNKERSATLALTKAFLRGMNETAKFIHTADLQINPCRACYACWMATGGHCVQKDDAISVLEMIRAADLVIWSMPIYCYSAPAQCKALMDRTLCFNKPQMYIGKDGRAHHYGYEDGTKKTVLITSGGLPDITGNFDGLVFQLKHMFGPHTATICCAEGALLMQEDTAEIVKPYLDAVEHAGAEYKAGGHILPKTQAILDTPFIPREDYIRNVNSLFEKMKKC from the coding sequence ATGAATATATTAGTCATTAACGGGTCGCCGAATAAAGAAAGAAGTGCTACGCTGGCTTTAACGAAAGCGTTTCTTCGTGGTATGAACGAAACAGCGAAATTCATTCATACAGCCGATTTGCAGATAAACCCCTGCCGTGCCTGCTATGCATGTTGGATGGCAACGGGCGGACACTGTGTGCAAAAAGATGATGCTATCTCAGTGTTGGAAATGATTCGCGCAGCGGATCTTGTGATCTGGTCGATGCCGATTTACTGTTATTCAGCCCCGGCACAGTGTAAAGCGTTAATGGATCGGACACTTTGCTTTAATAAGCCTCAGATGTATATTGGAAAAGATGGACGTGCGCATCATTATGGCTATGAAGACGGCACAAAGAAAACTGTGCTTATAACAAGCGGCGGGCTGCCGGATATTACCGGAAACTTCGATGGACTGGTTTTTCAATTAAAGCACATGTTTGGACCGCATACGGCTACAATCTGCTGCGCTGAGGGTGCACTTTTGATGCAGGAGGATACAGCCGAAATCGTCAAGCCATATCTGGATGCGGTGGAACATGCTGGCGCAGAGTATAAAGCGGGTGGACACATTTTGCCTAAAACGCAGGCGATTCTCGATACTCCGTTTATCCCACGGGAGGATTATATCCGTAATGTTAACAGTCTGTTTGAAAAGATGAAAAAATGCTAA